In Candidatus Ozemobacteraceae bacterium, one DNA window encodes the following:
- a CDS encoding DUF3298 and DUF4163 domain-containing protein encodes MKQAFALLIVSLCLALSGAAWAAPVRITGDVSADMQHLTRQVPPPKTDNKDVIAAEIDIRYPVLVSTGKADAAVPDAINKAIRERLLAIVGETPAPSVEKMVDQFAADYAASVRETPEMPGAWSLKFDTEIRYADEDLLSLWTLDSVFTGGAHPNSNFIYMVFSMKTGKPVELSSLIAKDKAAELTAIAERHFRRVRELKPDETYEQAGFQFERNTFALNTNFLVSKEGLAFCFNPYEIAPYAMGVTELVIPWSDLKDVIDPDGPAARFLTDTK; translated from the coding sequence ATGAAACAGGCTTTCGCTCTTCTGATCGTCTCGCTCTGTCTCGCGCTCAGCGGCGCCGCCTGGGCGGCCCCCGTTCGGATCACCGGCGATGTGTCCGCAGACATGCAGCACCTGACCCGGCAGGTTCCTCCGCCGAAGACCGACAACAAGGACGTCATCGCCGCCGAGATCGATATCCGCTACCCCGTCCTGGTTTCGACCGGGAAAGCCGACGCCGCCGTTCCCGATGCCATCAACAAGGCAATCCGTGAGCGCCTGCTGGCCATCGTCGGCGAAACGCCGGCCCCGTCCGTCGAGAAGATGGTCGACCAGTTCGCCGCCGATTACGCCGCATCGGTGCGCGAAACGCCGGAGATGCCCGGCGCCTGGTCGCTCAAATTCGATACCGAGATCCGTTACGCCGACGAGGATCTGCTCTCCCTCTGGACGCTCGATTCGGTGTTCACCGGCGGAGCGCACCCGAACTCGAACTTCATCTACATGGTGTTCTCGATGAAAACGGGCAAGCCCGTCGAGCTGTCCTCCCTGATCGCGAAAGACAAGGCTGCCGAGCTGACCGCGATCGCCGAGAGGCATTTCCGGCGAGTCCGGGAACTGAAGCCCGACGAGACCTACGAACAGGCCGGTTTCCAGTTCGAACGGAACACGTTCGCCCTCAACACGAACTTTCTCGTCTCGAAAGAGGGACTGGCGTTCTGTTTCAACCCGTATGAAATCGCCCCGTATGCCATGGGCGTCACCGAGCTGGTCATCCCCTGGAGCGACCTGAAAGACGTGATCGACCCCGACGGTCCCGCCGCGCGCTTCCTGACGGATACAAAGTAA
- a CDS encoding LysM peptidoglycan-binding domain-containing protein, translating into MNKTHVAIRNILLSMVIGIWAFAAPAFSAEGAASTFGGTSVTVTDDIFSASDAARLNELTKSVDELTSLLDQLTKMIDQLEQAAGTRTPGDSTPTPPTAPTTSTTPASDSTAQAASSGGGTYTVVPGDSLWKIASRYLGNGARYWDLVEANKDKYPSLAKNPNLIYPGWELTIPGTSGNLSSSETRSTSSSSSTPSNASSFVANPNVAAPAAGARGGRALLAWLERAGLSGENLRMAWAIGMAESGGNPRAFNGNASTGDRSYGLFQINMLGNLGPARLRQYNLSSNEDLFDPETNIRVMLQMSNNCTNWQPWSVYKRGSYRSFYNTFPPQ; encoded by the coding sequence ATGAACAAGACGCATGTGGCGATCAGGAACATCCTCCTGTCGATGGTCATTGGAATCTGGGCCTTCGCGGCTCCGGCCTTTTCTGCCGAGGGAGCGGCGTCGACGTTCGGCGGCACCTCCGTCACGGTGACCGACGACATCTTCTCCGCGAGCGACGCGGCCCGGCTGAACGAACTGACCAAGTCCGTCGACGAGTTGACCTCGCTGCTCGACCAGCTGACGAAGATGATCGATCAGCTCGAGCAGGCCGCAGGCACCAGGACGCCGGGCGATTCCACGCCCACGCCGCCCACGGCGCCCACGACGTCCACGACGCCTGCGAGCGATTCCACGGCGCAGGCCGCGTCGTCCGGCGGCGGGACGTATACCGTCGTTCCCGGAGACAGTCTGTGGAAGATCGCCTCGCGCTATCTCGGCAACGGCGCCCGCTACTGGGACCTCGTCGAAGCGAACAAGGATAAATACCCGAGCCTCGCCAAGAATCCGAACCTGATCTACCCCGGATGGGAACTGACGATTCCCGGAACCAGCGGCAACCTCTCTTCTTCGGAAACCCGCTCCACGTCTTCGTCCTCATCAACCCCCTCCAACGCAAGTTCGTTCGTCGCCAACCCGAACGTCGCCGCGCCGGCCGCCGGGGCGAGGGGCGGAAGAGCCCTTTTGGCCTGGCTGGAACGCGCCGGACTGTCAGGCGAGAATCTCAGGATGGCCTGGGCGATCGGCATGGCCGAATCGGGAGGCAACCCGCGGGCCTTCAACGGCAACGCCAGCACCGGCGACAGGTCCTACGGTCTCTTCCAGATCAACATGCTCGGCAACCTCGGCCCCGCACGCCTGAGACAGTACAACCTGTCCTCGAACGAAGACCTGTTCGACCCGGAGACCAACATCCGCGTCATGCTCCAGATGAGCAACAACTGCACGAACTGGCAGCCATGGAGCGTCTACAAGCGCGGCTCCTACAGGTCGTTCTACAACACGTTCCCGCCGCAATGA
- a CDS encoding response regulator, producing MKFLRMEILSQHQRKLQRLKVIYAVALSLIAMTILSSSLLMNRIIVHSRGDSRVINLSGRQRMLSQRLTKCALALERELPAGERDRLREEMASSFADWTAAHEGLQRGNERLGLPVPALSTEIRSLFAEIAPYYASMVQVLSGAIARLKANDAAASGTLRMTVETLIANEPHFLRLMDKITFQFDREAKERVDSMRFLEFVILALGLAVLLAEFLMVFRPSLVELSEMMGILEKRTHELIEANTLLQGALEEAQHLEVLANSASKAKSDFLANMSHEIRTPMNAIIGMAYLALRTDLDARQREYVGRIHTASYNLLGIVNGILDLSKIEAGKLVLEKSAFDLGDVLDHVATVTSPRAFEKGLELVFRLSPALPSILHGDSLRLGQIITNLVGNAVKFTERGEIVVSVELTEQRGNRVELGFSVRDTGIGIPEDKIGCLFDDFTQADGTITRKYGGTGLGLAISKRMVELMGGRIGLESSPGQGSTFRFTAWFDAESPHGVSIVVPSSIAGSRVLVADDSDAARAVLAEMLGESNFRVTVASSGHEAVEAVKAADASEPFAFICMDWKMPHMDGLEAARIIKAESSLKQPPKILLVTGFGQELTDSDSGKRWVDGVLHKPVMPRQMNASITQMFATVPAPGEPGGPEAGIVCGRLPGMRVLLVEDNEVNRQIAVELLDSEGVIVDVAENGVAGVEMVSRSLPDRPYDAVLMDLQMPVMDGLTATETIRRDPRFANLPIIAMTASAMTTESERCLEVGMTDHLSKPIDPELLVLTLARHYRPSPGDESGVRTPIERQTLADAPGRPGTAEGVLSKVSGIPGLDVAGGLRRVANNSYLYINLLAKFVEEQEASAADIRRALAKGDRLSAQHIAHATKGIAGNLGAFELALRAGDVERGLRDGLPDDRLEETIGRFSELLASLFARIRSALKTGEKPGAATAEGPPVDVNDVFERLSMLAGLLESSDMRSMTCFEELKPALMSLGVKSEVAAFEKSLMKLEFETCLDMVRVLDGKLRSGSQETT from the coding sequence GTGAAATTCCTTCGAATGGAGATTCTTTCTCAGCACCAACGCAAGCTTCAGAGACTGAAAGTCATTTACGCGGTCGCGCTCAGCCTGATCGCAATGACGATTCTGTCGTCTTCCCTCCTGATGAATCGGATCATCGTCCATTCGCGGGGTGATTCGCGGGTGATCAACCTGTCGGGAAGGCAGCGAATGCTGAGCCAGCGCCTGACCAAATGCGCCCTTGCGCTCGAGAGAGAGCTTCCTGCCGGGGAGCGCGACAGGCTTCGGGAAGAGATGGCGAGTTCCTTCGCGGACTGGACGGCCGCTCACGAAGGCCTTCAGCGGGGAAACGAGCGCCTCGGGCTTCCGGTCCCGGCGCTTTCCACGGAGATCCGGAGCCTGTTCGCGGAAATCGCGCCGTACTATGCATCCATGGTCCAGGTTCTCAGCGGAGCGATCGCCCGGCTGAAAGCGAACGATGCCGCAGCTTCCGGCACGCTTCGCATGACCGTCGAAACTCTCATCGCCAACGAGCCGCATTTTCTTCGCCTGATGGACAAGATCACGTTCCAGTTCGACCGGGAAGCCAAGGAGCGCGTCGACTCGATGCGATTCCTCGAGTTCGTCATCCTCGCTCTCGGGTTGGCCGTTCTTCTCGCCGAATTCCTGATGGTATTCCGGCCTTCCCTCGTCGAGTTGTCCGAAATGATGGGGATTCTCGAAAAGAGAACGCACGAACTGATCGAGGCGAACACGCTCCTCCAGGGGGCCCTGGAGGAGGCACAGCATCTCGAGGTGCTCGCCAATTCCGCCAGCAAGGCGAAGTCGGATTTTCTGGCGAACATGTCCCATGAAATCCGCACGCCCATGAACGCCATCATCGGCATGGCCTACCTGGCTCTCCGGACCGACCTCGACGCCAGACAGCGCGAGTATGTCGGCAGAATACATACCGCAAGCTATAATCTTCTCGGCATCGTGAACGGCATTCTCGACCTGTCGAAAATCGAGGCCGGGAAGCTCGTGCTCGAAAAATCCGCGTTCGATCTCGGCGATGTTCTTGACCACGTCGCTACGGTGACGAGCCCGAGAGCTTTCGAGAAGGGGCTGGAACTCGTGTTCCGCCTTTCGCCGGCTCTTCCCTCGATTCTCCACGGCGACTCGCTGCGACTGGGCCAGATCATCACGAACCTCGTGGGAAACGCGGTCAAGTTCACCGAACGAGGCGAGATCGTCGTCTCCGTGGAGCTGACGGAACAACGCGGGAACAGGGTCGAACTCGGGTTTTCCGTGCGCGACACGGGCATCGGGATTCCCGAAGACAAAATCGGCTGCCTGTTCGATGATTTCACCCAGGCCGACGGCACCATCACCCGAAAATACGGAGGAACGGGGCTCGGCCTTGCGATTTCGAAGCGCATGGTCGAACTGATGGGGGGCAGGATCGGCCTGGAAAGCTCGCCCGGCCAGGGAAGCACGTTCCGGTTCACCGCCTGGTTCGATGCGGAGTCTCCGCATGGCGTGTCGATCGTCGTTCCCTCATCGATTGCCGGTAGTCGCGTTCTCGTCGCGGATGACAGCGATGCGGCGCGGGCGGTTCTCGCGGAAATGCTCGGTGAGTCCAACTTCCGGGTGACGGTCGCTTCGTCCGGGCATGAAGCCGTCGAGGCCGTGAAGGCCGCCGACGCGTCCGAACCGTTCGCGTTCATCTGCATGGATTGGAAAATGCCGCACATGGACGGGCTCGAAGCCGCCAGGATCATCAAGGCAGAGTCTTCTCTGAAACAGCCGCCGAAGATCCTGCTGGTGACCGGGTTCGGCCAGGAGTTGACCGACAGTGACTCCGGAAAACGCTGGGTTGACGGGGTACTGCACAAGCCCGTCATGCCCCGTCAGATGAATGCCTCCATCACGCAGATGTTTGCGACGGTTCCCGCGCCGGGGGAGCCGGGCGGACCGGAGGCGGGAATCGTTTGCGGGCGTCTGCCGGGCATGCGCGTTCTTCTCGTGGAAGACAACGAGGTGAACCGGCAGATCGCCGTCGAACTGCTCGATTCCGAAGGCGTGATCGTCGATGTGGCCGAAAACGGGGTGGCGGGCGTGGAGATGGTTTCCCGAAGTCTCCCGGACAGACCGTACGACGCGGTCCTCATGGACCTGCAGATGCCCGTCATGGACGGTCTGACGGCAACGGAGACGATCCGCCGGGATCCGCGGTTCGCGAACCTCCCCATCATCGCGATGACCGCCAGCGCCATGACCACGGAAAGCGAGCGGTGTCTCGAGGTCGGAATGACCGACCACCTTTCCAAGCCGATCGATCCCGAGCTGCTCGTGTTGACGCTCGCCCGCCATTACCGCCCCTCCCCCGGAGACGAAAGCGGAGTCCGAACGCCCATTGAACGGCAGACCCTTGCCGATGCGCCGGGCCGTCCCGGCACGGCGGAAGGAGTTCTCTCGAAAGTTTCGGGAATCCCCGGCCTCGACGTCGCTGGCGGCCTCCGTCGGGTGGCTAATAATAGCTATCTATATATAAATCTTCTCGCGAAATTCGTCGAGGAGCAGGAAGCGTCCGCCGCAGACATACGAAGAGCCCTGGCGAAGGGGGACCGTCTTTCCGCCCAGCACATCGCACACGCGACGAAAGGCATTGCCGGAAATCTCGGCGCATTCGAACTGGCGTTGCGGGCCGGCGACGTCGAGCGCGGCCTTCGCGACGGCCTGCCTGACGACCGGCTCGAGGAAACCATCGGGCGTTTTTCCGAGTTGCTGGCCTCCCTGTTCGCACGGATCCGGTCGGCCCTGAAAACGGGAGAGAAGCCCGGGGCAGCGACCGCTGAAGGACCGCCGGTCGACGTAAACGACGTTTTCGAGCGGCTTTCCATGCTGGCCGGGCTGCTCGAATCCAGCGACATGCGCTCGATGACGTGTTTCGAGGAACTGAAGCCCGCGCTGATGAGCCTGGGGGTGAAATCCGAGGTTGCTGCCTTCGAAAAATCGCTCATGAAGCTCGAATTCGAAACGTGTCTGGACATGGTCCGCGTTCTTGACGGGAAACTTCGTTCCGGATCACAGGAAACAACATGA
- a CDS encoding SpoIIE family protein phosphatase: MKKSEERKPCILIVDDVADNIIMLDGLLRDTYQVKAAGSGEKALKILATGPRPDLIILDIMMPEMDGFEVCRRLKADPALADIPVIFLTARNFVEDETAGLDAGAVDFIAKPVHPPIVLARVRTHLLLKQARDVLRQRNELLENNLRAAARIQENLLPKQDLKDERLRCRWRFRPSETVGGDLLNYFLLDRDHVGAYILDVAGHGLPAAMVTFAISQAMQPLSGLLAGGCPPQADIARPGAVLGKLSELFPFDRFQSCFTIAYLVIDLKNGRVLSSTAGHPYPLIVRKNGDLIHLNKGGPLIGIGEPRFLELEETLCHGDKLVLYTDGVTELHDPERNMFGLERLEQILKKSAGDPVDEIGDTILTALANFAGAAKPADDITLLGMEYV; this comes from the coding sequence ATGAAAAAATCCGAAGAAAGAAAACCGTGCATCCTGATCGTGGATGACGTCGCGGACAACATCATCATGCTGGACGGTCTTCTGAGGGATACATACCAGGTCAAAGCCGCCGGCAGCGGGGAAAAAGCCCTGAAGATCCTTGCGACCGGGCCGCGGCCCGACCTGATCATTCTCGACATCATGATGCCCGAGATGGACGGATTCGAGGTCTGCCGGCGGCTGAAGGCGGATCCCGCTCTGGCCGACATCCCCGTCATCTTCCTGACCGCCAGGAATTTCGTGGAGGATGAAACCGCCGGACTGGATGCCGGCGCGGTCGATTTCATCGCGAAACCCGTGCATCCGCCGATCGTTCTCGCAAGAGTGCGGACGCACCTTCTTCTGAAGCAGGCGCGCGACGTGCTCCGTCAGCGCAACGAATTGCTGGAGAACAATCTGAGGGCGGCGGCGCGCATCCAGGAAAACCTCCTGCCGAAGCAGGACCTGAAGGACGAGCGCCTGCGATGCAGGTGGCGGTTCCGGCCCTCCGAGACCGTCGGCGGCGATCTGCTGAATTATTTCCTGTTGGACCGGGACCACGTGGGGGCCTATATCCTGGACGTGGCAGGGCATGGCCTGCCGGCGGCGATGGTCACGTTCGCCATTTCCCAGGCCATGCAGCCGCTTTCGGGACTGCTTGCGGGGGGATGTCCGCCGCAGGCGGATATCGCACGGCCCGGAGCGGTCCTGGGCAAGCTCTCCGAGTTGTTCCCGTTCGACCGGTTTCAAAGTTGCTTCACCATCGCGTACCTCGTCATCGATCTGAAGAACGGCAGGGTTCTATCCAGCACCGCCGGGCACCCCTATCCGCTCATCGTGAGAAAAAACGGCGATCTCATTCATCTCAACAAGGGCGGGCCTCTCATCGGCATCGGTGAGCCCAGGTTCCTGGAGCTGGAAGAGACGCTCTGCCACGGTGACAAGCTGGTTCTCTACACGGACGGGGTGACGGAGTTGCACGATCCCGAGAGGAACATGTTCGGACTCGAGCGTCTCGAGCAAATTCTGAAGAAAAGCGCCGGCGATCCCGTCGACGAGATCGGCGATACCATCCTGACGGCCCTCGCGAACTTCGCCGGAGCGGCGAAACCCGCTGACGATATTACCCTGCTCGGAATGGAATACGTCTGA
- a CDS encoding glycogen/starch/alpha-glucan phosphorylase — protein MEDTYLENDVQSLQKSFADHLEYSQAKNRYIATKHDLYQCLAYSIRDRLMERWNDTMNTYYEENVKRVYYLSLEYLMGRTLGNSLVNLGIAGEAGKALSELGYSLEELRELEPDAGLGNGGLGRLAACFLDSMASLSLPAEGYGIRYEYGIFEQKFEDGFQVEKPDHWLRYGNPWEIVRPEFSYNVGFGGHVEKNVDERGRLTCRWVPEDQVVAVAYDTPIPGYLNRTVNTMRLWSARTPGEFSLRHFNEGDYMSAVQEKILDENISKVLYPADERQAGKELRLKQEYFFVSATLKDIIRRFRIKNTNLRLLPTKVAIQLNDTHPALGIPELMRLLVDENDFTWEEAFKVCIDTFGYTNHTILPEALERWPVQMFEKLLPRHLEIIYEINRRFLDEVAAKFPNEPELAAKLSIIEEGAVKSVRMAHLAIVGSHSVNGVAQLHSDILKAKTFNDFYRLWPERFNNKTNGVTQRRWLKLCNPRLADLIGSRIGGKFMTDLYELKKLAPLADNMTFVKQFRDVKAANKKDLAALVKKLTGIEIDPASIYDCQIKRLHEYKRQLLNLLHIVVLYNRIKSGRAGDMVPRTFIFGAKAAPAYRMAKLIIKLINSVANVVNNDPDVGKRLRVVFLENYSVSLAQHIIPAADVSEQISTAGMEASGTGCMKLSMNGALTIGTLDGANIEIMEEVGPENFFLFGLKAEDVQALRASGYRPSEYYERNPELKQVIDMIAGGSFCPEQPDLFKPIVDSLLSGGDYFMVLADFDDYVRCQQRLEDTYRDQETWARMAILNVAKMGKFSSDRTISQYADEIWRVKPVLSKPRKNGKERD, from the coding sequence ATGGAGGATACGTATCTCGAGAACGACGTCCAGTCGCTCCAGAAGTCGTTCGCGGACCACCTGGAGTATTCGCAGGCCAAGAACCGGTACATCGCCACGAAACACGATCTCTACCAGTGCCTGGCGTACTCGATCCGCGATCGGCTGATGGAGCGGTGGAACGACACGATGAACACGTATTACGAGGAGAACGTGAAGCGCGTCTATTACCTCTCGCTCGAATACCTGATGGGCCGGACGCTCGGCAACAGCCTCGTGAACCTCGGCATCGCGGGCGAAGCCGGAAAAGCCCTGTCTGAGCTGGGCTACAGCCTCGAGGAGCTGCGCGAGCTCGAGCCGGATGCAGGCCTCGGCAACGGCGGTCTGGGGCGGCTTGCAGCCTGTTTTCTCGACTCGATGGCCTCGCTGAGCCTGCCGGCCGAAGGATACGGCATCAGATACGAGTACGGCATCTTCGAGCAGAAGTTCGAGGACGGCTTCCAGGTCGAAAAGCCGGATCACTGGCTCAGATACGGCAACCCGTGGGAAATCGTCAGGCCCGAGTTCAGCTACAACGTCGGATTCGGCGGGCACGTCGAAAAGAATGTCGACGAGCGCGGCCGGCTCACATGCCGGTGGGTGCCGGAAGACCAGGTCGTCGCCGTCGCTTACGACACGCCGATTCCGGGGTATCTCAACCGCACGGTCAACACCATGCGCCTGTGGTCTGCGCGAACGCCCGGCGAGTTCTCGCTCAGGCATTTCAACGAAGGCGATTACATGAGCGCCGTGCAGGAAAAGATCCTCGACGAGAACATCTCGAAGGTGCTCTACCCCGCCGACGAGCGCCAGGCAGGCAAGGAGCTGCGACTCAAGCAGGAGTATTTCTTCGTCTCCGCCACGCTCAAGGACATCATTCGCCGCTTCAGGATCAAGAACACCAACCTGCGCCTCCTTCCGACGAAGGTCGCCATCCAGCTCAACGACACGCATCCCGCGCTCGGCATCCCCGAGCTCATGCGTCTGCTCGTCGACGAGAACGATTTCACCTGGGAAGAAGCGTTCAAGGTCTGCATCGATACCTTCGGCTATACAAACCACACGATCCTGCCCGAAGCCCTCGAACGCTGGCCCGTCCAGATGTTCGAGAAACTCCTGCCGCGCCATCTCGAGATCATCTACGAGATCAACCGCCGGTTCCTCGACGAGGTGGCGGCGAAGTTTCCGAACGAACCGGAACTGGCCGCGAAACTCTCGATCATCGAAGAGGGCGCCGTCAAGTCCGTCCGGATGGCTCACCTGGCCATCGTCGGCAGCCACTCGGTGAACGGCGTGGCCCAACTGCACAGCGATATCCTCAAGGCGAAGACCTTCAACGACTTTTACCGGCTCTGGCCGGAGCGGTTCAACAACAAGACCAACGGCGTCACCCAGCGCCGCTGGCTCAAACTCTGCAACCCGCGCCTGGCCGACCTGATCGGGAGCCGGATCGGCGGGAAGTTCATGACCGACCTGTACGAACTGAAGAAGCTGGCGCCGCTCGCTGACAACATGACGTTCGTCAAACAGTTCCGCGACGTGAAGGCCGCCAACAAGAAAGACCTGGCTGCCCTCGTGAAGAAGCTGACCGGCATCGAGATCGACCCGGCTTCGATCTACGACTGCCAGATCAAGCGGCTCCACGAATACAAACGCCAGCTCCTGAACCTGCTCCACATCGTCGTCCTCTACAACCGCATCAAATCTGGCCGGGCGGGCGACATGGTGCCTCGCACCTTCATCTTCGGGGCGAAGGCCGCGCCGGCATACCGCATGGCCAAACTGATCATCAAGCTCATCAATTCGGTGGCGAACGTGGTCAACAACGATCCCGACGTGGGAAAACGGCTCAGGGTCGTGTTCCTGGAAAACTACTCCGTCTCCCTGGCCCAGCACATCATCCCGGCCGCCGATGTCTCCGAGCAAATCTCGACCGCCGGCATGGAAGCCTCCGGCACCGGCTGCATGAAGCTCTCGATGAACGGCGCCCTGACCATCGGCACGCTCGACGGCGCCAACATCGAGATCATGGAGGAGGTCGGCCCCGAAAACTTCTTCCTGTTTGGCCTCAAGGCCGAGGACGTGCAGGCGCTCCGAGCTTCAGGTTACAGACCCTCCGAGTATTACGAGCGGAACCCCGAGCTGAAACAGGTCATCGACATGATCGCCGGGGGGAGCTTCTGCCCCGAACAGCCAGACCTGTTCAAGCCGATCGTGGATTCCCTGCTCTCTGGCGGCGACTACTTCATGGTGCTCGCCGATTTCGACGACTACGTGCGCTGTCAGCAGCGGCTCGAGGATACCTACCGCGACCAGGAAACATGGGCCCGGATGGCCATCCTGAACGTCGCGAAGATGGGAAAATTCTCTTCCGACCGCACCATCAGCCAATACGCCGACGAAATCTGGCGCGTGAAACCCGTCCTCTCGAAACCTCGCAAGAACGGTAAGGAAAGAGACTGA
- the cax gene encoding calcium/proton exchanger, producing the protein MKLSLSHLLIFVPVAFLIHFVPALSNQIALFAACCLGIIPLAKVMGDATEIIADKSGPTVGGLLNATLGNAAELIIGLIALSKGYTDIVKASLTGSIIGNLLLVVGISMVAGGMKYKTQSFSKTHTNAAATALIMAAISLFLPTVYHYTAEHSQAGWSEANGFKVSVGISFIILITYASQLLFSLKTHVTPTGMREGTPKEQQVGIAEHAWSFRQALGILGVTTVIIAVLSEYMVGSIEAVREGLGLSAVFIGVIVVAIVGNAAEHSTAVLMALKNKMDLSLEIAIGSSMQVAMFIAPLLVLCSWYLGHPMSLEFTIPEVFAVMSTVWITAHIVSDGECNWVEGAQLLSVYFILGVLFFYLP; encoded by the coding sequence ATGAAGCTCAGTCTGTCCCATCTTTTGATCTTCGTCCCCGTCGCGTTCCTGATCCACTTCGTCCCGGCGCTAAGCAACCAGATTGCCCTGTTCGCCGCCTGCTGCCTTGGCATCATACCGCTGGCGAAAGTCATGGGTGACGCGACCGAGATCATCGCCGACAAGTCCGGACCGACCGTGGGGGGCCTGCTGAACGCGACGCTCGGCAACGCGGCGGAGCTCATCATCGGCCTCATCGCCCTTTCCAAGGGGTATACGGACATCGTCAAGGCATCGCTGACCGGCTCGATCATCGGCAACCTCCTGCTCGTCGTCGGTATTTCAATGGTCGCCGGCGGCATGAAATACAAGACACAGTCTTTCAGCAAAACACACACCAATGCGGCCGCCACGGCCCTGATCATGGCGGCGATCTCCCTGTTCCTCCCGACCGTGTATCACTACACGGCTGAGCACTCGCAGGCCGGCTGGAGCGAAGCGAACGGATTCAAGGTGTCGGTTGGTATATCTTTCATTATATTGATCACCTACGCGTCCCAGCTCCTGTTTTCCCTGAAAACCCACGTCACGCCGACGGGAATGCGAGAGGGAACGCCGAAAGAACAGCAAGTGGGCATCGCCGAGCATGCGTGGTCCTTCCGCCAGGCGCTCGGCATCCTGGGGGTTACGACAGTCATCATCGCCGTTCTCTCGGAATATATGGTGGGATCTATAGAAGCCGTGCGGGAAGGGCTGGGCCTCTCCGCGGTGTTCATCGGCGTCATCGTCGTGGCCATCGTCGGAAACGCCGCCGAGCATTCAACGGCCGTCCTGATGGCGCTCAAGAACAAGATGGACCTCTCGCTCGAGATCGCCATCGGATCGAGCATGCAGGTGGCCATGTTCATCGCCCCTCTGCTGGTGCTCTGTTCCTGGTATCTCGGCCATCCGATGTCGCTCGAATTCACCATCCCCGAAGTGTTCGCCGTCATGTCCACGGTCTGGATCACCGCCCACATCGTCAGCGACGGCGAATGCAACTGGGTCGAAGGGGCGCAACTGTTGTCGGTCTATTTCATCCTCGGCGTCCTGTTCTTCTACCTCCCCTGA